The following DNA comes from Salvelinus sp. IW2-2015 linkage group LG1, ASM291031v2, whole genome shotgun sequence.
CACACTTCATTGACTAATGTTAATTGTTAATGCTGACGCTCTGAATGCGAAAACAATCATTTCCCTGTCGTCATTAATAAAGATGTCATACAAAGCGTATGGCTGAATCAAACTGCGGCTCTATTGGACTTCAAGCGATAGATTGGGATGTAGGCTATGCGAAATTTTGCGGTTCTCATTGGAATGCGGTCATTTTTGGAATAAACAAACGCATGTGATGCTAAGGCGCATCTGCACTGCTGCCAAGAATAATAAGACTATTTGACTGTGGGGAGTTTTCTTGTCATTGGATTGCTAATAATCCATCCAGTGGGATTATCAAAAACCTATGAAACGATTTGAAGGTCGCCTTCGATTTGAGATGCTGGCGATTAACTGCGCTTTAATTGTAGCGTTCATGCACAGCGGGACAGGTGAGTGGCCATCAATTAATTTGATATGATGGTTAGATTGCGGTTAGATTTTTGGCCATAGTATTACTGCCTCTGTTGGCGCTATTCTAACGACGCAGTGGATTATAGGAATGTATCATAACAAATTCCATTGTGGGATGAATTGGGCACACAGTGCCACCAGCTGCGGTTCCGTTATCTGCCTTATCTTTACAGTTATGACTGGAAAAGATCGAAACTCGTTCTTGATAACTCAGTAGCCTATCGCCCGATTTTCTCTGATATTATTGGGTTACCTTGGAAGATGCAACCTGAGATACACGTGCGCACATTGCTCCCTTTCCTGCCGGACGATCTGAGTTCATTGACACCCTCCCATGGGAAAATAGCCAATATGCAGTTATGAGATcgcatattttatatttattctgCATTAACTCTCTTGCTCCACCCCATCTTCAGCCTCCAGGTGTGTAGACCATGCCTGCAGTCCTCCCATGGGCAACCTGGCCAGTGGCAGGACCCTCACCACCCTCTCAGGCTGCTGTGGGAATGGGTCCCACCACTCCCCATGCCCCACTCCCCTCCACCCCTGTCCAGTTGACCTTCACCCGCCTGCCAACATGGTGGATGATCCCTTCCAGCACCCAGACACCTGGTGGGGCTCGGGCGTGGGCACTGACCAAGCGGAGGAGGTCCGTCTGGACCTGGAGACCCGTTTCTGTCTGACCCACGTGGTGCTGCTGTTCCACTCACCCAGGCCCGCTGCCATGGCCATGGAGCGCTCGCAGGACTTCGGCCGGACGTGGGAAACACTCAAGCTGTTTGCACAGAACTGCAGTCTGGCGTTTGGTCTTCCTGATGACACCAGTCAGCATGGCTCGCGGTGTACGTCCCGGTACTCCAGTGCCAAGCCGTGCAGCAGGGGAGAGGTAAAAGGACAGAGTGTCTCATGCACTTTGTGGGGTAAGACAAAAGCAGAGTTCTAGAAGCacagtagacatacagtatatagtagaccCTTATGTTTCTCACAGGTGATATTTCGGACTCTGGGTCCTGGTGGATTAGTTGACCCCTACAGTCCAGAGGGCCTTTCCCAGCTGACCCTCACCAACCTCCGCCTCAGACTTCTCAAGGCTCAGACCTGCCCATTATCTGTGGCGCCTTCCACCACTTCTTCCTCCATCAGACTCTTCAAACCTCCAGCGGACCTgaatctccccctcctcccttccccccagCCCAGCTCAGAGGGTCCTGCCTCAGCTCCATTTGCCATTTACACTCTCCTGGCTCGGGGGACCTGTCTCTGTCATGGCCATGCAGAACACTGCTTACCCCACAGAGGTGGACAGGACACACTGAAGGACATGGTGAGTGTGGTCTGCTCagcctgtgtgtatctgtgtgctttAGAAACTCTTAAGTAGCTATGCTTGTCCTTTTATTGTGgatgtttcaaatcaaattgtatttgtcacatgcggccaATAGACCTGATGTTTATTGCAGGTGGCTGGCAGGTGTGTGTGCACTCACCACACAGCAGGAGAACACTGTGAAAGGTGTGGCACACTCTACAATGACCAGTCCTGGAAGCCAGCCAATGGCAGCAATGGGGAGCCACACCCGTGCCATAGTGAGTGCCCTACTAAAAGGGACCAGGCCCTGTTGGGTTGCCAGCTCAAATCAAGCTCATGTTGAGAGATTAGAGAAATACTTCAACATTGTTTATATTTCAGTTATTAAAGTTTCATTCAAACATGAACAAAATCTCCTGGAAAAGTTGTAGAACATGCAGGGAGGTCAAGGCTCCAAGCTAAACCGGGAGTGTTGGCAACCCTACCGTTGGGTGTCATTAAATAATCAAATAATCTCTTTCCTCCTTACTAACCGCTCCATCCTCTCCCCTGTCCGATCGTTGTCTCCCTGTGCTCCAGAGTGTGAGTGTCATGGCCATGCAGAGAGCTGTCATTTCTCTAAGAGGGCGTGGCTGTCCTTGGGGGGCACCAGTGGGGGTGTCTGTGAYGACTGCCAACACAATACAGCTGGGCGCAGGTGCCAGCGCTGTCGCCACGGTTACCACCGCCAACCAGCCATGCCTCTCAACTCCCCCCACGTCTGCACACGTAAGTCAGGACAACCTACAGACAAGTCAAAGAACGCTACTTGAAACTGAAAACATGTGTATATTAAAACAGTATCTCCCTCTAGTGGTATGATTTGTAACAACATGTGGGGATAGAGCGAGAGGAAACaagggagagggtgtgtgtgttcttgctaagtctgtgtgtctctgtttcgCTCTTTCGCTAACAGGTTGTTGGTGTGACCCACTGGGCTCATTACCAGCCATCTCTGGGGAGGAGGGTCGATGGTGCCACCCCAGGAGTGGACAGTGCCATTGCAGACCTGGTGTGGGGGGAACAGGCTGCAACCACTGTCTCCCTGGATACTGGGGCTTTGGGGGAGAGGGGTGCAAACCCTGTGCTTGTCCCCAAAACTGTGACCCCCACACTGGGCTCTGCCTGGACAGGTAAGCCCTAAGCCCTATTTCTCACTACTAAATCTAACACTTCATATGTGGCTTTCTTTCCTATTTCCAGTTTCACTCCACAATAACATCTTACCTCTGTATTCTCGTTGTCACTTCATCAGCTATGCAAATAACCAGGTTTTAAATATACCTATGGGAGGCAAGATTCTTGCCATGGACCATGCCTTGACCAATGAGGGTGAGCCAGTGTGGTCAAAGCAACTGGCAGTCTCTGCCCTGCACTACACAGGTGAATAATATTGCACACTAGCATTAGAGTCATGCACCACCCACTACTTATTGCTTACCTTCATGGGTTTGAGTAAACATATTGTGCTGCTGACACTGTCTATGGCTCCTTCCAGGGAAATGCAGTTGTAAGGAGAGAAAGTTGAGGAGTGTCTCAGATCTCTGCAAGACCAAATATGCCTATGGTAAAATATTTCCCAAGgttctcacatactgtacacatcctacattattttaaatgtACCCCTCACCTTTTCAGTGATGCATGTCTCCATGTGTGTCTGTGGCAGTGATCAAAGCCAGTGTGTTGTCAGCTCATGACAAGGGGAGCCACGCAGAGGTACAGGTCAAAGTTCGCAAGGTCCTGCGTTCAGGACAGGTGGCTCTCTCCCAGGGCACCCACAGTATCTACCCCCTCTCCTGGACTAGCCGGGGGTGCACCTGCCCCATTCTTAATCCAGGTAGCCCAATTTATACATCACTGAACTGAATATTGTGCGACTATATTCAGTAACATTCTAAATATCATCCCTATTTTTCCACAAGGTTGGTAGCTACTCTGTTCACTCTGATATATGTTCTTCTAAACAAGATGGAGGCtgaaccctctcctctccctcttcttccaggTGTGGAGTACCTGCTGGCGGGTCCagaggaggtagagacagagcggCTGCTGGTCACCATGCAGAGTGTGGTGGTTCCTTGGACCCCTCAACTGGGGACCCACATATCGGAGGGCCTAAGGCAGGGCTGCCCATCACAGAGCAATTTGAATGGAAATTGAGGGTTGTATCACTGGTTCAATAGATAATTCAGGAAAGGGACTGAAAGTCAGTGGAAAAGGCTTGACCGAGTGTCTTGACCAATGACTGCTATGGAAAATCTTGCCCAGAAAAGACTACAACCCTGCCATATGATGCAAAGAGGACTGACTGGAATCTTTTTAGACATTCTTGTGAAGATGATTTAACTTGGGGGAAataccacacacaaacattaaaaaaaagcaTCCTTCTGGAATCCAATGAATGTTTGGGTGGTCATATTTGAGCCATTCTTTTCTGCAAGCCAGTGTTAACTATCGGACACAACAAACCCTGGCATACAAGCTTTACAGACTTTGTGTATGTCAAAAGCCATGCCTTTTATAAATGATAACATCAAAATGCCTACTAGGTTCTATAACAATTTATTACATTCCAGTGCTCTCTGCTTTTAGTGTACTATATATTTATCAGTATCCAATTCCAATCATTTAGTGTTCCAATTAAAATGCTAAAAAATACacctacttacttacttacttaaatATTGAGGCCCACAAGAGAGTGCACTGCTCTATTCTGCAGCCTTCTTGGTGGGGGTTTCCCAGGTCAGGCCACACTCCATTTTCTTTTCTATTGTtcttctccatgtctctcttcAGCGTAGTGCAATTGCAGGGTGCAGGTCTGGTAGTAATCTAAGTCTACACATGTCCCAGGCATCGGCATCTTTTTTCCCGCAACAAATAGGGCCTACAAAGTACATCAAAAGATAAACCTGAGAAACTTAAGTGTTACGAAAATGTAGCTAATATCTTAAtccaaggctgtgtgtgtggtgcagtttTACCAAAGAATAAACTCAGGATCCCTAAGGAAGAATCACTTTCAAAGCATCATGGGCCAGTCGTATATATGAATACATAGCTTAATTTATGTATGAAGTATTTAAACATAAGATTAGAAAGGTGTGAAAGGAAATGAGACATGGTTCAGTATGAACTTTAATCAGGAGAGGTTAAATGGGAGTAGCAGTCCATTAAGGTTTAAATTACATGTTTTAAAAGCAGGTGAAGGAAGTGCCTTCTTCACTGTGGATGGATACTCAAGCTTTGCACAATTTCATCATTGACTAAATCGTTTTTATACAATGATTGCCTAGCACCTGTCTAGATGCTACTGTATATACTCACCAGCCTTTCTTCATAAGAACAGGAGTTGTTGATAAAAGCAGCCAGCACCAAACATATTTGGCCTTTCAGGACCCTCTAACTAGAAAAgtcatacactatatacacaaaagtatgcgTACACCCATTCAAATGAGCGGATTATGCCATTTCAGTCataccctttgctgacaggtgtataaaattgagcacacagccatgcaatctccatagacaaatattggaattagaatggccttactgaagagctcagtgactttcaatgtggcaccgtcataggatgccacctttccaacaagtcagctcgtcaaatttctaccctgctacagctgtcccggtcaactgtaagtgctgttattgtgaagtggaaacatctaggagcaacaacggctcagccatgaagtggtaggccacacaagctcacagaacgggaccaccaagtAATCcatcctcggttgtaacactcactaccgagttccaaactgcctctggaagcaacgtcagcaaaataactgttcgtcgggagcttcatgaaatgggtttccatggccaagcagccgcacacaagcctaagatcaccatgtactATGCCAAGAAtcagcttgagtggtgtaaagctcgccgccattggactctggagcagtggaaacgcattctctgtagtgatgagTCACACTTCACCttttggcagtccgacggacaaatctgggtttggcagatgccaggagatcgctacctgccccaatgcatagcaccaactgtaaagtttggtggaggaggaataatggtctgaggctatTTTTCACAattcgagctaggccccttagttccagtgaagagaaatcttaacgcaacACCATATAATGACATTCTGGACGATTCTGTTTCCAAcattgtggtaacagtttggggaagtgctttcctgtttcagcatgacaatgcactattttgttttcttttacatttaatttaactaggcaagtcagttatgaacaaattcttattttcaatgcctTTTACTccagtgggttaagtgccttgttcaggggcagaacgacagatttttaccttgtcagctcagggattcgatcttgaaacctttcggttactagtccaacgctctaaccactaggctacctgccgccccacaaagcgagttccatgcagaaatggtttgtcgagcttggtgtggaagaacttgactggcctgcacagagccctgaccacaaccctattgaacacctttgcccatgattttggaataagatgttttatgcggtgtccacatacactacatgaccaaaagtatctcaAAAAGCCCAAATCCTGAGATTTACACGCACACTGCATCTCAGATTTTCACATAAATCATGTATTAATGTCATtgtgatttgcgtaaatgtatgCATTAAACACATCTCCATCTTCCATGGAAACTGCATTATGCACCACATAACAAAACCCCAGTTGGCTCGCAGTGTTTCATTCTCTCCTTAGAGGAAATTATTGCATAGACACAATGGATTTCCACTTTCTTAGGGCGGTCATTTGATGGAAAAATCTATTATATAATAGTAAGGCAATGTAGGCTGTGCTAAAACTCAGATTTAACTGAAAAATACAGGTTGCTGGAAAAACTTCCTGCCACCAGCGACGTTCAGGACTTTTGAGAGAACTTAAGTGGGAAAAACAGACATGTCACATGATCTTCGACCAGCAACTGAGAACAAGAGTAATCAAGCTTTAATACTAGCTCAATTGCTTACTATGATCCGTCAAGCACAAACATGAAGTCAAGTAATCACAAACGACCAGTAACAGTAACATTGACAGTAGGTTACACACCTCCAGTGTAGCATTAACGTAGAATGGCACAACACATCTGATTTGAAGCTTGATAAGCAGAAAAATATGTTGGTTGCGAGTCTTAACTAAAGTCCCCTGCAGAAAACAACCCCCCCCTCTCTACAAACTTGGCACTGTAGGAACCTCAGGAGCTCAACAACCACTACAATAAATcctatgaaatgtattttgtattgtccTCCTCTCACAGCATTAACTGATATTCCCTGGAAGAGACATAACTCCTCTGCAGTACTAGGCCCCCTTTAAAGTCATTATCCTTTGTGATGAACGTTGAACCAAGAGATAAAGTCTGAGGCACCAGTGAACACACAGCTGATCTCCCATGAAAGTGGCCTGTGCTCAGCAGTGGTTTAAGAGAGACTGGGGGATGCTGGGTGATTTTAGCTGGCAGCCTGGCTGTCTGTGGGTGGTGTATTGTCGGATGACGGGGCAGATTCAGGTGTTGGTGGGGACGGGGTAGAGTTACTAGAGGGCACTGAGGCTGGGGAAGAGTCCTCGGTGGGCACAGGGGCAGTAGAATCAACGAGGGGAGGGGCAGCACCGTCAGCTCCCTCGTTCTCATCCTCCTGGGGGTAGAGCTCGGGGTACTTCTGCATACACTCCTGCATAGCACGGAAGTTGTCGATACACTCTGAACCCTTCACCTCTTCATTGCTGTAGTGGAAGCAGGAGAAGGCCTCCTTGAACTGTGTCCCACAGGGCCCGCTAGCCATCCCTCCCAGGCATGGACAGTTCCAGTTGATCTCCCCACTGGGCAGGATCAGGCCTAGAGGAATAGGGATATAATCATGTATTGACATGGTTGTAATTGCAACCCTTCATCATTCTTCAGTATACACCTCTTtggtatctttgtaatgactacACTACTGATGAGTGTTTCATAATCCTTCCACATCCCCAACATGAATTCACAGAATCTACAGCCCACTGACCCTGATCTTCGTAGGGGTCATTGGGGTCATCTGCAATGAGCTCAGCGTTGCTGGGCGCTTCATGGTCTTCCTTGGTAACGAAAATAATGCGATCTTTACCTGGCAAGGAGAAAACATAGGTGAGGTCAGCATGAGAAGATGGCATCTCCAAGGAAACAACAGGCACAGAGTTGTAACCATGAGATACTAAATGCACTTCCCCTCCCCGGTTTCCAGGCTGGTTTTAAATCAAAGTGGGAGACCATAAAAATTAATGGTTAATATTGTGTATATTGTCTGACCGACCCCCCAAAAACAACAGTGCATTTGTCTATTGGATCAATGCACACTGTAGACTATTAATGTTGGCCATAATAGCTGTTAAGTTACCAATTCAACAGCTGTTTTTCAACAGAGTTCTGCACACATAGTGTTAAGTCAACAGGGTCCTGATATAAAACAAACTGAACTGTCACCTGACATGACCTGCTCTTTGACAGCCCCCGAAAGAAAGTCCTCAAGACTCTTTAGCTATCTGGCTCGTTCTACTAATagcctatctagctagctacctctaCAAATCGGATTAATACTGACATAATCTGATTGCCCTAGTTATAGACCGCGTTGAACCTATAACTGGCTATCTACATGGAATTACTGCACCAATAACGCAGGAATAAGCAACGCTGACATGCTACTAGTAGCTAGCCAACATGCTAGGCCAGTCAATGACATTGCACGAGCGAAATGAATGAAAATGTGAGGATGTGCGTCATTAACCTTACCCTCTTGCTTGCAGTACGACATGACTGCCGGTGGTAATATCTGTCAATCCTCTACTTGTTTTACAAGTAACGACggtttatgtccaacaattagCTACTGTGCAGACATTTAATGACCGCCCGGCTATCAGTGTCTTGACAGCAACACTAAAAAAGTAGTACCAGGTCACAGAATTTCGAAATTATtctaaataaaagtcccccacATGAAAAGCGTAAATgtgggttttaaaacatgttccaatGTCAAATAAATGTCCCCAA
Coding sequences within:
- the LOC111968627 gene encoding netrin-4-like gives rise to the protein MKRFEGRLRFEMLAINCALIVAFMHSGTASRCVDHACSPPMGNLASGRTLTTLSGCCGNGSHHSPCPTPLHPCPVDLHPPANMVDDPFQHPDTWWGSGVGTDQAEEVRLDLETRFCLTHVVLLFHSPRPAAMAMERSQDFGRTWETLKLFAQNCSLAFGLPDDTSQHGSRCTSRYSSAKPCSRGEVIFRTLGPGGLVDPYSPEGLSQLTLTNLRLRLLKAQTCPLSVAPSTTSSSIRLFKPPADLNLPLLPSPQPSSEGPASAPFAIYTLLARGTCLCHGHAEHCLPHRGGQDTLKDMVAGRCVCTHHTAGEHCERCGTLYNDQSWKPANGSNGEPHPCHKCECHGHAESCHFSKRAWLSLGGTSGGVCDDCQHNTAGRRCQRCRHGYHRQPAMPLNSPHVCTRCWCDPLGSLPAISGEEGRWCHPRSGQCHCRPGVGGTGCNHCLPGYWGFGGEGCKPCACPQNCDPHTGLCLDSYANNQVLNIPMGGKILAMDHALTNEGEPVWSKQLAVSALHYTGKCSCKERKLRSVSDLCKTKYAYVIKASVLSAHDKGSHAEVQVKVRKVLRSGQVALSQGTHSIYPLSWTSRGCTCPILNPGVEYLLAGPEEVETERLLVTMQSVVVPWTPQLGTHISEGLRQGCPSQSNLNGN
- the LOC111968636 gene encoding mitochondrial intermembrane space import and assembly protein 40, whose protein sequence is MSYCKQEGKDRIIFVTKEDHEAPSNAELIADDPNDPYEDQGLILPSGEINWNCPCLGGMASGPCGTQFKEAFSCFHYSNEEVKGSECIDNFRAMQECMQKYPELYPQEDENEGADGAAPPLVDSTAPVPTEDSSPASVPSSNSTPSPPTPESAPSSDNTPPTDSQAAS